The following coding sequences are from one Geodermatophilus normandii window:
- a CDS encoding ABC transporter permease, whose product MTAVETPTTSAAARPSVGRAFTALLWRDVFVTGREFVPFLLQVVLQPVFLLFVFGKVLVELGFTSSAYADVLLPGVVSLAAFLTALQNTAFPLVIDFSFTKEIEDRLLAPLPTALVAVEKVVFATLRALVAAAVMFPIGLWVLGSLPVTWSDVPVLVFFLVLGSLVGAAIGMTLGTFVKPNRINVVFAVVLTPLLFTGSTQFPWPALDQLRWFQVVCALNPLTYVSEALRAEMAPEVPHLSLTVCALALTGFLAVFGVLSLVGFRRRALD is encoded by the coding sequence ATGACCGCCGTCGAGACGCCGACGACGTCGGCCGCCGCCCGTCCGAGCGTCGGGCGCGCGTTCACCGCACTGCTGTGGCGCGACGTCTTCGTCACCGGCCGCGAGTTCGTGCCGTTCCTCCTGCAGGTCGTGCTGCAGCCGGTCTTCCTGCTCTTCGTCTTCGGCAAGGTGCTCGTCGAGCTCGGCTTCACCTCCAGCGCCTACGCCGACGTGCTGCTGCCCGGCGTCGTGTCGCTGGCCGCGTTCCTCACCGCACTGCAGAACACCGCGTTCCCCCTGGTCATCGACTTCTCGTTCACCAAGGAGATCGAGGACCGGCTGCTGGCACCGCTGCCCACCGCGCTGGTCGCCGTCGAGAAGGTGGTCTTCGCGACCCTGCGGGCGCTCGTGGCGGCGGCGGTGATGTTCCCGATCGGCCTGTGGGTGCTCGGCTCGCTCCCGGTGACCTGGTCCGACGTCCCCGTGCTGGTGTTCTTCCTGGTGCTCGGGTCGCTGGTGGGCGCCGCGATCGGGATGACGCTGGGCACCTTCGTGAAGCCGAACCGGATCAACGTCGTCTTCGCCGTCGTCCTCACGCCGCTGCTGTTCACCGGCTCCACGCAGTTCCCCTGGCCGGCGCTCGACCAGCTCCGCTGGTTCCAGGTGGTGTGCGCGCTCAACCCGCTGACCTACGTCAGCGAGGCGCTGCGCGCGGAGATGGCGCCGGAGGTGCCGCACCTGTCGCTGACGGTGTGCGCCCTGGCGCTGACCGGCTTCCTGGCGGTGTTCGGCGTGCTCAGCCTGGTCGGCTTCCGCCGCCGTGCCCTGGACTAG
- a CDS encoding VOC family protein: MAITDGRPDGYTTLTPFLVCSPAAEAIRFYEEVFGATTVSRMDARDGTVLHAELQFPAGRLQLGDPNPQYGLVAPTGQAEDRVSGSTCIYVPDVDAVFAAAVERGATVREEPATFVTGDRFASVYDPFGHRWAVMTRVEDVSPEEAERRLSEWASSGGL, from the coding sequence ATGGCGATCACCGACGGCCGCCCCGACGGCTACACGACCCTCACCCCCTTCCTCGTCTGTTCACCCGCCGCCGAGGCGATCCGCTTCTACGAGGAGGTCTTCGGCGCCACCACCGTCAGCCGGATGGACGCCCGCGACGGCACCGTGCTGCACGCGGAGCTGCAGTTCCCCGCCGGCCGCCTGCAGCTCGGCGACCCGAACCCGCAGTACGGCCTGGTCGCCCCCACCGGGCAGGCCGAGGACCGGGTCAGCGGGTCGACCTGCATCTACGTGCCCGACGTCGACGCCGTGTTCGCCGCGGCCGTCGAGCGCGGCGCCACCGTCCGCGAGGAGCCGGCCACCTTCGTCACCGGCGACCGGTTCGCCTCCGTCTACGACCCGTTCGGGCACCGCTGGGCGGTCATGACCCGCGTGGAGGACGTCAGCCCCGAGGAGGCCGAGCGCCGGCTGTCGGAGTGGGCCTCCTCCGGCGGGCTGTGA
- a CDS encoding helix-turn-helix domain-containing protein: MASWRNATASPATTSPATVRGLLRPEETARVAGLRRDAAVSPVLQPFVERYWSVSWDRRGLPPYRSEVLSHPSVNLSVETGSEPRFGAVLPAVLLHDVVPRRFVVDLTGTGRVTAAKFRPGGWVAMGGRAPGRGAVVPLEGHLPGLDAAALLPAVLAGEDDDARAAVLDAALAPLAPDPSPAYRDLQALLERMAADRELVRVDQVAALAGVGVRSLQRLFAGVVGLSPKAVLARYRLMDAAAAIDGGEVSDLAGLAVSLGWFDQAHFSRDFRSVVGVTPSAYLARARAGR; this comes from the coding sequence GTGGCGTCTTGGAGGAACGCGACAGCCTCCCCCGCGACGACCTCCCCCGCGACGGTGCGCGGCCTGCTCCGCCCCGAGGAGACCGCCCGGGTGGCCGGTCTGCGCCGCGACGCCGCGGTCTCCCCCGTCCTCCAGCCGTTCGTGGAGCGGTACTGGTCGGTGTCGTGGGACCGCAGGGGCCTGCCGCCGTACCGGTCGGAGGTGCTCAGCCACCCGAGCGTGAACCTGTCGGTCGAGACCGGCAGCGAGCCCCGGTTCGGCGCCGTCCTGCCGGCGGTCCTGCTGCACGACGTCGTCCCGCGGCGGTTCGTCGTGGACCTGACCGGCACGGGGCGGGTGACGGCGGCGAAGTTCCGGCCCGGCGGCTGGGTCGCGATGGGCGGCCGCGCTCCGGGCCGCGGAGCCGTCGTCCCGCTGGAGGGACACCTCCCCGGCCTCGACGCCGCCGCGCTGCTGCCCGCCGTGCTCGCCGGGGAGGACGACGACGCGCGGGCCGCCGTCCTCGACGCCGCGCTGGCGCCCCTGGCCCCCGACCCCTCCCCCGCCTACCGAGACCTGCAGGCACTGCTCGAGCGGATGGCCGCGGACCGGGAGCTGGTGCGGGTCGACCAGGTCGCCGCGCTGGCCGGCGTGGGCGTGCGGTCCCTGCAGCGGCTGTTCGCCGGCGTCGTCGGCCTCTCCCCCAAGGCCGTGCTGGCGCGCTACCGGCTGATGGACGCCGCGGCCGCCATCGACGGCGGCGAGGTGAGCGACCTGGCCGGGCTCGCGGTCTCGCTCGGCTGGTTCGACCAGGCGCACTTCAGCCGCGACTTCCGGTCGGTCGTCGGGGTGACGCCGTCGGCCTACCTGGCCCGCGCCCGGGCCGGCCGCTAG
- a CDS encoding haloalkane dehalogenase produces MDDDVSPEDPFPRQRVTVRGTEMAYVDVGEGDPIVFLHGNPTSSYLWRNVIPHVQHLGRCIAPDLVGMGESGKLPDPQRGTYSFATHAAHLDGLLEALGVERRVTFVLHDWGSALGFSWAHRHPEAVRGLAFTEAIVTPMTWADWPADGRKIFQTMRGDDGEAVVLDKNVFVERILPASTLRGLPPEVHERYRQPFREREDRWPTLEWPRQIPINNVPPAVHDVVGRYGSWLRTSAVPKLFVNAEPGWLLTGRARALVRKWPSVTEVTVPGSHFVPEDSPHAIGRALADWIPTLP; encoded by the coding sequence ATGGACGACGACGTCTCCCCCGAGGACCCCTTCCCGCGGCAGCGGGTCACCGTCCGCGGCACCGAGATGGCCTACGTCGACGTGGGCGAGGGCGACCCGATCGTCTTCCTCCACGGCAACCCGACGTCGTCCTACCTGTGGCGCAACGTCATCCCGCACGTGCAGCACCTCGGCCGCTGCATCGCGCCGGACCTGGTCGGCATGGGGGAGTCCGGGAAGCTGCCCGACCCGCAGCGGGGCACCTACTCCTTCGCCACGCACGCCGCGCACCTGGACGGGCTCCTCGAGGCGCTCGGGGTGGAGCGGCGGGTCACCTTCGTGCTGCACGACTGGGGCTCGGCGCTGGGCTTCTCCTGGGCGCACCGCCACCCCGAGGCGGTGCGCGGCCTGGCCTTCACCGAGGCGATCGTCACCCCGATGACCTGGGCCGACTGGCCGGCGGACGGCCGGAAGATCTTCCAGACCATGCGCGGCGACGACGGCGAGGCCGTGGTCCTGGACAAGAACGTCTTCGTCGAGCGGATCCTCCCGGCGTCCACGCTGCGCGGGCTCCCCCCGGAGGTGCACGAGCGCTACCGGCAGCCGTTCCGCGAGCGCGAGGACCGCTGGCCGACGCTGGAGTGGCCCCGGCAGATCCCGATCAACAACGTCCCGCCGGCGGTGCACGACGTCGTCGGGCGGTACGGCTCCTGGCTGCGCACCAGCGCCGTCCCGAAGCTGTTCGTCAACGCCGAGCCCGGGTGGCTGCTGACCGGGCGGGCACGCGCACTGGTCCGCAAGTGGCCGTCGGTCACCGAGGTGACCGTGCCAGGCTCGCACTTCGTCCCCGAGGACTCACCGCACGCGATCGGCCGGGCGCTGGCCGACTGGATCCCGACGCTGCCCTAG
- a CDS encoding MerR family transcriptional regulator, whose translation MNVGEVAELAGVTVRTLHHYDRIGLLSPSGRTAAGYRRYSAADLDRLHQVLLYRELGFPLEEVATLLDDPSADPAEHLRRQHRLLRDRLERTQAMVAAVEKEMEARQMGISLTPQERFEVFGEHDPEQYEAEVQERWGDTDAYRESSRRSAAYTKEDWLRIKAEGEDLMRRMAEALRAGVAPDSAQAMDLAEEHRQQITADFYDCPPEMHAALGRMYVEDERFTATYENVAPGLAQWVSTAVQANAARRG comes from the coding sequence GTGAACGTGGGAGAGGTGGCCGAGCTGGCCGGCGTCACGGTGCGCACGCTGCACCACTACGACCGGATCGGCCTGCTGTCGCCGTCGGGCCGCACCGCGGCCGGGTACCGCCGCTACTCGGCGGCGGACCTGGACCGGCTGCACCAGGTGCTGCTCTACCGCGAGCTCGGGTTCCCCCTCGAGGAGGTCGCGACCCTGCTGGACGACCCGTCCGCCGACCCCGCCGAGCACCTGCGCCGGCAGCACCGGCTGCTGCGGGACCGGCTGGAGCGCACGCAGGCGATGGTCGCGGCCGTCGAGAAGGAGATGGAGGCGAGACAGATGGGGATCTCTCTGACCCCGCAGGAGCGGTTCGAGGTGTTCGGCGAGCACGACCCGGAGCAGTACGAGGCCGAGGTGCAGGAGCGCTGGGGCGACACCGACGCCTACCGCGAGTCCTCGCGGCGCAGCGCGGCCTACACCAAGGAGGACTGGCTCCGGATCAAGGCCGAGGGCGAGGACCTCATGCGGCGGATGGCCGAGGCGCTGCGGGCCGGCGTCGCACCCGACTCGGCGCAGGCGATGGACCTCGCCGAGGAGCACCGGCAGCAGATCACGGCCGACTTCTACGACTGCCCGCCGGAGATGCACGCGGCGCTGGGCCGGATGTACGTCGAGGACGAGCGCTTCACCGCCACGTACGAGAACGTGGCGCCCGGCCTCGCGCAGTGGGTGAGCACCGCGGTCCAGGCGAACGCCGCCCGCCGGGGCTGA
- a CDS encoding class I SAM-dependent methyltransferase has product MDTYTHGHAEPVLQSHRWRTAENSAGYLLPHLRPGLDLLDVGCGPGTITVDLARRVAPGRVLGLDVSADPLDEARDLAAREGVAVTFAVGDVYALDLPDDSVDVVHAHQVLQHLTDPVAALREMARVCRPGGLLAVRDVDYAATTWFPADRGLDRWLELYGRVARANDAEPDAGRRLLAWAHAAGLREVSASASSWCYASAAEREWWGRSWAGRATASAFAEQALSYGLATRDELEELAAAWLRWAAADDGWLAMLHGELLVRV; this is encoded by the coding sequence GTGGACACCTACACGCACGGGCACGCCGAGCCGGTCCTGCAGTCGCACCGCTGGCGGACCGCCGAGAACTCCGCCGGGTACCTCCTGCCGCACCTGCGGCCCGGCCTCGACCTGCTCGACGTCGGCTGCGGGCCGGGGACGATCACCGTCGACCTCGCCCGGCGGGTGGCCCCGGGGCGCGTGCTGGGCCTGGACGTCTCGGCCGACCCGCTCGACGAGGCCCGGGACCTCGCCGCACGGGAGGGCGTCGCGGTGACCTTCGCCGTCGGCGACGTGTACGCCCTCGACCTGCCCGACGACTCGGTCGACGTCGTGCACGCCCACCAGGTGCTGCAGCACCTGACCGACCCGGTCGCCGCGCTGCGCGAGATGGCGCGGGTGTGCCGCCCCGGCGGGCTGCTCGCCGTCCGCGACGTCGACTACGCCGCCACGACCTGGTTCCCCGCCGACCGGGGCCTGGACCGGTGGCTCGAGCTGTACGGCCGGGTGGCCCGGGCCAACGACGCCGAGCCCGACGCCGGCCGCCGGCTGCTCGCCTGGGCGCACGCCGCGGGCCTGCGCGAGGTCAGCGCGTCGGCGTCGTCGTGGTGCTACGCGTCGGCGGCCGAGCGGGAGTGGTGGGGCCGCTCCTGGGCCGGCCGCGCGACGGCGTCCGCCTTCGCCGAGCAGGCCCTGTCCTACGGGCTGGCCACGCGGGACGAGCTGGAGGAGCTCGCCGCCGCGTGGCTGCGCTGGGCCGCGGCGGACGACGGCTGGCTCGCCATGCTGCACGGCGAGCTCCTCGTCCGCGTCTGA
- a CDS encoding glycoside hydrolase family 65 protein, whose translation MSAPTLDVDPWHVREPHVDTGTLDVAESLFSLSNGYLGIRGTLDEVEPFGMRGTYLSGVYETHPLSYPEGGYGQPGEGQALLTVTDGTPLRLLVDGIPLDVREVRPEVHERTLDLRAGTLDRRVRWTTPRGTTVEVSSRRLVSLAERSICAVRYEVRALDGPAHVVVRSEVASGAVTPTGVDNDDPRVKDVLDNAFEPMVHACAPTGGTLASRTRRSGITVAAAVDHVVDGGRVSSDADEHRVVTVVAADLAAGGALGITKVVAHTWSLDAWAGSLVGQASAAVASALDLGWEGLLAAQRDVLDEFWATADVEVDGDPELQQALRYSVFQLFCSAACISGAPVGAKGLTGMGYSGHTFWDVEGFVLPALTLLRPDTAARLLRWRAETIGSARERARTLGRAGAAFAWRTISGPEVSAYWPASTAAMHVNADIARAFWLYQNATGEDLDDVGGLPVLVETARLWMSLGHEDAAGAWHLFGMTGPDEYTGVVDDNVFTNLMARANLRRAADACRRHEARAADLGVDHTETAAWRSAAAAVHVPWDEGLRVHPMNANFTAYEEWPFEEQRDAYPVQEHQHYATFYRRQVLKQADLVQALWWCRDEFTDEEVARDLEYYEARTVRDSSLSAAVQAVVCAQAQHPDLALRYLRECALVDLRDVQEGTAQGLHMASVAGAWLALAAGLGGLREDHEDLEIAPCSRRRSPAPPTTSPGAVRCCASRRPRRAPRSRWCAARGR comes from the coding sequence GTGAGCGCCCCGACCCTCGACGTCGACCCCTGGCACGTCCGCGAGCCGCACGTGGACACCGGCACGCTCGACGTCGCCGAGTCCCTCTTCAGCCTCTCGAACGGCTACCTCGGCATCCGCGGGACGCTCGACGAGGTCGAGCCCTTCGGCATGCGCGGCACCTACCTGTCGGGCGTCTACGAGACCCACCCGCTGTCCTACCCGGAGGGTGGCTACGGGCAGCCCGGCGAGGGACAGGCGCTGCTCACCGTCACCGACGGCACGCCGCTGCGCCTCCTGGTCGACGGGATCCCGCTCGACGTGCGCGAGGTCCGGCCGGAGGTCCACGAGCGCACGCTGGACCTGCGGGCCGGCACGCTCGACCGGCGCGTGCGCTGGACGACGCCGAGGGGCACGACGGTGGAGGTGTCCTCGCGGCGGCTGGTCTCGCTGGCGGAGCGGTCGATCTGCGCCGTGCGGTACGAGGTGCGTGCGCTGGACGGCCCCGCGCACGTCGTCGTGCGGTCCGAGGTGGCCAGCGGGGCGGTCACGCCCACGGGCGTCGACAACGACGACCCGCGCGTCAAGGACGTCCTCGACAACGCCTTCGAGCCGATGGTGCACGCCTGCGCGCCGACCGGCGGCACGCTCGCGTCCCGGACGCGGCGCTCGGGCATCACCGTCGCCGCCGCGGTCGACCACGTGGTCGACGGCGGGCGCGTCAGCTCCGACGCCGACGAGCACCGCGTCGTCACCGTCGTCGCCGCCGACCTGGCCGCCGGTGGTGCCCTCGGGATCACCAAGGTCGTCGCCCACACCTGGTCGCTCGACGCGTGGGCGGGGTCCCTCGTCGGCCAGGCCTCGGCCGCGGTGGCCTCCGCCCTCGACCTGGGGTGGGAGGGGCTGCTCGCGGCGCAGCGCGACGTGCTCGACGAGTTCTGGGCGACGGCCGACGTCGAGGTCGACGGGGACCCCGAGCTGCAGCAGGCGCTGCGCTACAGCGTCTTCCAGCTGTTCTGCTCCGCCGCCTGCATCTCCGGCGCGCCCGTCGGGGCCAAGGGGCTCACCGGGATGGGCTACAGCGGCCACACCTTCTGGGACGTCGAGGGGTTCGTGCTGCCCGCCCTGACCCTGCTGCGCCCGGACACGGCGGCCCGGCTGCTGCGGTGGCGGGCGGAGACGATCGGCTCCGCCCGGGAGCGGGCCCGGACGCTGGGCCGGGCGGGCGCGGCCTTCGCGTGGCGCACCATCAGCGGGCCCGAGGTCTCGGCGTACTGGCCCGCGAGCACGGCGGCGATGCACGTCAACGCCGACATCGCCCGCGCCTTCTGGCTGTACCAGAACGCGACGGGCGAGGACCTCGACGACGTCGGCGGCCTGCCGGTGCTCGTGGAGACGGCGCGGCTGTGGATGTCGCTGGGCCACGAGGACGCGGCCGGCGCCTGGCACCTGTTCGGCATGACCGGGCCGGACGAGTACACCGGCGTCGTCGACGACAACGTCTTCACCAACCTCATGGCGCGGGCCAACCTGCGGCGCGCCGCCGACGCCTGCCGGAGGCACGAGGCGCGCGCCGCGGACCTGGGCGTGGACCACACCGAGACCGCCGCCTGGCGGTCCGCGGCCGCCGCCGTCCACGTGCCGTGGGACGAGGGCCTGCGCGTGCACCCGATGAACGCCAACTTCACCGCCTACGAGGAGTGGCCCTTCGAGGAGCAGCGGGACGCCTACCCGGTCCAGGAGCACCAGCACTACGCCACGTTCTACCGGCGGCAGGTGCTCAAGCAGGCCGACCTCGTCCAGGCGCTGTGGTGGTGCCGGGACGAGTTCACCGACGAGGAGGTGGCGCGCGACCTCGAGTACTACGAGGCGCGCACCGTCCGGGACTCCTCGCTGTCGGCCGCCGTCCAGGCGGTGGTGTGCGCGCAGGCGCAGCACCCCGACCTCGCCCTGCGCTACCTGCGCGAGTGCGCGCTCGTGGACCTCCGGGACGTCCAGGAGGGGACCGCCCAGGGGCTGCACATGGCCTCGGTGGCCGGGGCCTGGCTGGCGCTGGCCGCCGGTCTCGGCGGCCTGCGGGAGGACCACGAGGACCTCGAGATCGCGCCCTGCTCCCGTCGTCGCTCTCCCGCACCGCCTACCACGTCACCTGGCGCGGTGCGGTGCTGCGCATCGAGACGACCCAGGAGGGCACCACGCTCACGCTGGTGCGCGGCGAGGGGCCGGTGA
- a CDS encoding glycerol-3-phosphate dehydrogenase/oxidase, with product MTGDPDLTPERRAADVEALTSGDVDVVVVGGGVTGAGVALDAAARGLSVALLERADLAAGTSRWSSKLVHGGLRYLAHGEIGLARESARERAVLMRTTAPHLVRALPFLVPDAAGRDVSAVGALGGRLGDAVRVSVRGGRGSLPGTRRVPPAEVARLTPAVRPGRGGAVFWDGQLADDVRLVVALARTAAAHGARVLTGARVVGVDGSEVAVDVDGEALTLRAGAVVNASGVWAQALAPGIRLVPSRGSHLVVRAERLGDPLAALTVPLPGSRSRYVFALPQPGGLVYLGVTDEPVPGPVPDDDPVPSDAEVRQLLDTVNRVLAVPLTGDDVVGAYAGLRPLVLPGSAGTGPGDATADLSRRHLLRWDGPVLSVVGGKLTTYRAMAADAVDAVVTRLGRGARRSPTARLPLVGAAPPEELAAVAAPARLVARYGTEAPRVAALGPDPVVAGRPETVGELRFGALAEGARTVADLLDRRVRLGLVPADRERALPAAEAALATQVPTRIARGCTGR from the coding sequence GTGACCGGAGACCCCGACCTCACGCCGGAGCGCCGCGCGGCCGACGTCGAGGCGCTGACCAGCGGCGACGTCGACGTCGTGGTGGTCGGCGGGGGAGTGACCGGCGCCGGCGTGGCCCTCGACGCCGCCGCCCGCGGCCTGTCCGTGGCGCTGCTGGAGCGCGCCGACCTCGCCGCCGGGACCAGCCGCTGGTCGAGCAAGCTCGTGCACGGTGGACTGCGCTACCTGGCGCACGGCGAGATCGGCCTGGCCCGGGAGAGCGCCCGCGAGCGCGCGGTCCTCATGCGCACCACCGCGCCGCACCTGGTCCGGGCACTGCCCTTCCTCGTGCCCGACGCCGCGGGCCGCGACGTCAGTGCCGTCGGCGCGCTCGGCGGGCGCCTCGGCGACGCGGTGCGCGTCTCGGTGCGCGGCGGGCGCGGCTCGCTGCCCGGCACCCGCCGCGTGCCTCCCGCGGAGGTCGCCCGGCTGACCCCGGCGGTGCGCCCCGGCCGCGGCGGCGCGGTGTTCTGGGACGGCCAGCTCGCCGACGACGTTCGGCTCGTCGTCGCGCTGGCCCGCACGGCGGCCGCGCACGGCGCCCGGGTGCTGACCGGGGCGCGGGTGGTCGGCGTGGACGGGTCCGAGGTGGCGGTGGACGTCGACGGCGAGGCGCTGACGCTGCGGGCCGGCGCGGTGGTCAACGCCAGCGGCGTGTGGGCCCAGGCGCTGGCGCCCGGGATCCGGCTGGTGCCCTCGCGCGGCTCGCACCTCGTCGTCCGCGCGGAGCGGCTCGGCGACCCGCTCGCCGCCCTGACCGTGCCGCTGCCCGGCTCGCGGTCGCGCTACGTCTTCGCGCTGCCGCAGCCGGGTGGGCTGGTGTACCTCGGAGTCACCGACGAGCCGGTGCCCGGGCCGGTGCCCGACGACGACCCCGTCCCGTCGGACGCCGAGGTGCGGCAACTGCTCGACACGGTGAACCGGGTGCTGGCCGTGCCCCTGACCGGCGACGACGTCGTCGGCGCCTACGCGGGGCTGCGGCCGCTGGTGCTGCCCGGGTCGGCGGGGACGGGGCCGGGCGACGCCACCGCGGACCTGTCCCGGAGGCACCTGCTGCGGTGGGACGGACCGGTCCTGTCCGTCGTCGGCGGGAAGCTGACCACCTACCGGGCCATGGCGGCCGACGCCGTCGACGCCGTGGTGACGCGGCTGGGGCGGGGCGCGCGGCGGTCGCCCACGGCGCGGCTCCCGCTGGTCGGGGCGGCGCCACCGGAGGAGCTGGCCGCCGTCGCGGCGCCCGCCCGGCTGGTCGCCCGGTACGGCACCGAGGCGCCGCGGGTGGCCGCTCTCGGGCCCGACCCGGTGGTCGCGGGCCGGCCGGAGACGGTGGGGGAGCTGCGCTTCGGGGCGCTGGCGGAGGGTGCGCGGACCGTCGCCGACCTGCTCGACCGGCGGGTGCGCCTCGGCCTGGTCCCGGCCGACCGCGAGCGTGCGCTGCCTGCTGCCGAGGCCGCGCTGGCCACGCAGGTCCCGACCCGGATCGCGCGGGGGTGCACCGGGCGGTAG
- a CDS encoding FAD-binding oxidoreductase codes for MPEQPELTIQGWGPGGSRGATATRPEDAPEKPPEPPRDPEPPLPKAARRHLAKELGWEPRPTPPVAVGEIRLAPSRLPAGVHDALVALLGEEHVRTDREARLRRAGGKSYLDLLRRRGGDASDAPDAVVLPGSTGDVAALLALCAEHGVVVVPFGGGTSVVGGLSGMDPDDRPSLSVDLSRMASLTDVDVASSLVTVGPGMRGPALEEALGARGLTLGHLPQSWEYATLGGYAATRSAGQSSTGVGRFEELVAGLTLATPSGVLELGSPPATAAGPDLLGLALGSEGALGVITELRLRVRPAPRTRVYEGWSFRTWADGLAGLQRLARHDLLPDVVRLSDPEETRATLLNAGGTGARLLRGALRARGRADGCLLVVGWEGLPHVVRARRRAAVPVLREHGAARVGRRAGESWREHRFAAPYLRDRLMDAGLLVETLETAATWTALPAVYDAVRAALRSSLGRPGRQPLLMTHVSHGYATGASLYVTVLADRDDALPLQQWLGAKRAATEALLAAGGTLTHHHAVGADHRPWLEREVGPLGVEVLRAVKQRLDPQGICNPGVLLPD; via the coding sequence GTGCCCGAGCAGCCGGAACTGACCATCCAGGGATGGGGGCCCGGCGGCTCCCGCGGGGCCACCGCGACCCGGCCGGAGGACGCCCCCGAGAAGCCACCGGAGCCTCCCCGCGACCCGGAACCGCCGCTCCCGAAGGCCGCCCGCCGCCACCTGGCGAAGGAGCTGGGCTGGGAGCCGCGGCCGACCCCGCCGGTCGCCGTGGGCGAGATCCGGCTGGCCCCCTCCCGGCTGCCCGCGGGGGTGCACGACGCGCTGGTCGCGCTGCTCGGCGAGGAGCACGTGCGCACCGACCGGGAGGCGCGGCTGCGCCGGGCCGGCGGCAAGAGCTACCTCGACCTGTTGCGCCGGCGGGGTGGCGACGCCTCCGACGCCCCCGACGCCGTCGTCCTGCCGGGCAGCACCGGGGACGTCGCGGCGCTGCTGGCGCTGTGCGCGGAGCACGGGGTCGTCGTCGTGCCGTTCGGCGGCGGCACCAGCGTGGTCGGCGGCCTGTCCGGGATGGACCCCGACGACCGGCCGTCGCTGTCGGTCGACCTGTCGCGGATGGCGTCGCTGACCGACGTCGACGTCGCGTCGTCGCTGGTCACCGTGGGTCCGGGGATGCGCGGCCCGGCGCTGGAGGAGGCGCTGGGCGCGCGCGGTCTGACGCTCGGGCACCTGCCGCAGAGCTGGGAGTACGCGACGCTCGGCGGCTACGCGGCCACCCGGTCGGCCGGCCAGTCCTCCACCGGGGTGGGGCGGTTCGAGGAGCTGGTGGCCGGGCTGACGCTCGCCACGCCGTCCGGGGTGCTCGAGCTCGGCTCCCCGCCGGCGACGGCCGCGGGGCCCGACCTGCTGGGCCTGGCGCTGGGCTCGGAGGGGGCGCTCGGGGTCATCACCGAGCTCCGGCTGCGGGTCCGCCCGGCGCCGCGGACCCGCGTGTACGAGGGCTGGTCGTTCCGCACGTGGGCCGACGGGCTGGCCGGCCTGCAGCGGCTGGCGCGCCACGACCTGCTGCCCGACGTCGTCCGGCTCTCCGACCCCGAGGAGACCCGCGCCACCCTGCTCAACGCCGGCGGCACCGGCGCGCGGCTGCTGCGTGGCGCCCTGCGCGCCCGCGGGCGCGCCGACGGCTGCCTGCTCGTCGTCGGCTGGGAGGGACTGCCGCACGTGGTCCGGGCGCGCCGCCGTGCCGCGGTGCCGGTGCTGCGGGAGCACGGCGCGGCGCGCGTGGGCCGCCGGGCGGGCGAGTCCTGGCGGGAGCACCGGTTCGCCGCCCCCTACCTGCGCGACCGGCTCATGGACGCCGGCCTGCTGGTCGAGACGCTGGAGACGGCGGCCACCTGGACGGCGCTGCCGGCGGTGTACGACGCCGTCCGCGCGGCGCTGCGGTCGTCGCTGGGCCGGCCCGGCCGGCAGCCGCTGCTGATGACGCACGTGTCGCACGGCTACGCCACCGGCGCCTCCCTCTACGTCACCGTGCTCGCCGACCGCGACGACGCCCTGCCGCTGCAGCAGTGGCTCGGCGCCAAGCGGGCGGCGACCGAGGCGCTGCTGGCCGCCGGCGGCACGCTCACCCACCACCACGCCGTCGGCGCCGACCACCGCCCCTGGCTGGAGCGCGAGGTCGGCCCGCTCGGCGTGGAGGTGCTGCGCGCGGTCAAGCAGCGGCTGGACCCGCAGGGCATCTGCAACCCCGGGGTCCTGCTGCCCGACTAG